Proteins from one Phycisphaeraceae bacterium genomic window:
- a CDS encoding heavy metal translocating P-type ATPase, whose product MIARSEMTDAKVTEHPCAHCGEPCPAGAPAGANGERFCCSGCRTVWGLIRGCGLGDYYRLRDAEGAVGTPAREMPRRRLELDSASFLEAQSEAVDDRRRRVVLGLDGLRCGACLWLIESLPRLRPGVISARVDAGRSAIEIDWDPHLIELSAIAELLSRLGYEVLPLRDRRERLDQRRADRAWLIRLGTSAVISANTMGIAFALYGGSFHGMDPATRAYLQWISLGLAAVSVFVPGRILLRNAWFALRSRVPHVDLPISLALVAALAGGAWSTWRGGDGVYAESLSMLVMLLLAGRFVQFRSQKRAREQVELIAALLPGAARRLKLDGTVEMVPLEALHAGDIVVVPAGEVVPADGSLRVPAGTSRVWADLQALTGESRPVELADGDRCWAGTRLLQGPVEVAVEAAGAESRMGRIRAMVEEASSHRAPVVEYANRIAGWFLLAVVVLAIATFVLWVPHDPAAALEHTVALLVVTCPCALGLATPLAIVASLAKAARVGMLIKGGDVLERLSGRGTLVVDKTGTLTEGRMRVECVEGSTEALMLAASLERLSAHPIAAAIVEWSLDSPARAARHEPPVTHEREVPGSGMLGRVGDARVVIGRLDFVYADWTVSSRDAERWRKVARSIAQRGWTPVAVAVNGEVVAVAGVGDPLRPDAEPVMRELERRGWRVVIASGDDPEIVRGMAQRLSLDESAARGGLSPEQKLELIERLKESGDGPTLMVGDGVNDVAAMAASDVGVALGTGTRASLEVGDVCLARHGLGALPSLLAGAQRTRRVIRLNFGLSLGYNLLGASLAIAGLMNPLLAAIIMPISGLTVTAVAIRATRFAPGGASHSTRTRE is encoded by the coding sequence ATGATCGCGCGGAGCGAGATGACCGACGCGAAGGTCACGGAGCATCCTTGCGCTCACTGTGGCGAGCCATGCCCAGCCGGCGCTCCCGCCGGTGCGAATGGTGAACGCTTCTGCTGCTCCGGCTGCCGCACCGTGTGGGGCCTGATTCGCGGCTGCGGGCTCGGTGACTACTACCGGCTGCGAGACGCCGAGGGGGCCGTGGGCACGCCGGCGCGTGAGATGCCTCGGCGCCGCCTCGAGCTCGATTCCGCATCGTTTCTCGAAGCGCAGAGCGAGGCGGTCGACGATCGGCGTCGGCGCGTCGTGCTCGGCCTCGACGGCCTTCGATGCGGCGCGTGTCTCTGGCTCATCGAGTCGCTTCCGCGCCTTCGGCCGGGGGTGATCTCGGCACGCGTCGATGCGGGGCGATCTGCGATCGAGATCGACTGGGATCCGCACCTGATCGAACTCTCGGCAATCGCGGAGCTGCTCTCCCGCCTCGGTTACGAAGTGCTGCCGCTTCGGGATCGCCGCGAACGACTTGATCAGCGCCGCGCCGATCGCGCGTGGCTCATCAGGCTGGGTACTTCGGCGGTCATCTCAGCCAACACCATGGGCATCGCCTTCGCCCTCTATGGCGGGTCGTTCCATGGCATGGACCCCGCGACGCGCGCCTATCTCCAGTGGATCTCGCTGGGTCTTGCGGCCGTGAGCGTCTTCGTTCCGGGGCGGATCCTCCTTCGCAATGCATGGTTCGCCCTGCGCAGCCGCGTGCCGCATGTGGATCTCCCCATTTCGCTGGCGCTGGTTGCGGCGCTCGCCGGTGGTGCGTGGAGCACCTGGCGCGGGGGCGATGGCGTCTATGCCGAGAGTCTCTCGATGCTCGTCATGCTCCTTCTTGCCGGGCGCTTCGTGCAGTTCCGAAGCCAGAAGCGGGCACGGGAGCAGGTCGAGTTGATCGCCGCGCTTCTGCCAGGCGCCGCACGACGGCTCAAGCTCGACGGCACCGTCGAGATGGTTCCGCTCGAAGCGCTCCACGCCGGCGACATCGTGGTGGTCCCCGCGGGCGAGGTGGTGCCCGCCGATGGTTCACTTCGCGTGCCAGCGGGAACATCGCGCGTGTGGGCCGACCTTCAGGCGCTGACCGGCGAAAGTCGTCCGGTGGAGCTTGCCGATGGAGATCGCTGCTGGGCCGGAACGCGACTGCTCCAGGGCCCGGTCGAAGTCGCGGTCGAGGCTGCCGGAGCCGAGAGCCGCATGGGTCGCATCCGCGCGATGGTCGAGGAGGCGTCATCGCATCGAGCTCCGGTCGTCGAGTACGCGAATCGAATTGCCGGATGGTTTCTGCTCGCAGTCGTCGTGCTCGCGATCGCGACCTTCGTTCTCTGGGTGCCGCATGACCCGGCCGCGGCGCTTGAGCACACGGTGGCCCTGCTGGTCGTGACTTGCCCCTGTGCGTTGGGGCTCGCGACGCCGCTCGCGATCGTCGCGTCGCTCGCCAAGGCGGCGCGAGTTGGCATGCTCATCAAGGGTGGCGATGTGCTTGAGCGATTGTCAGGCCGCGGCACGCTGGTGGTGGACAAGACCGGCACACTCACCGAGGGGCGCATGCGCGTGGAGTGCGTGGAAGGCTCGACCGAGGCGCTCATGCTCGCCGCGTCGCTCGAGCGCCTGAGTGCGCATCCCATCGCCGCGGCCATTGTCGAGTGGAGCTTGGATTCGCCTGCGCGCGCGGCGCGGCATGAACCGCCCGTCACGCATGAGCGCGAAGTTCCAGGTTCAGGCATGCTCGGCAGGGTCGGCGATGCCAGGGTGGTGATCGGTCGTCTGGACTTCGTCTATGCAGACTGGACCGTCAGCTCTCGCGATGCCGAGCGGTGGCGCAAGGTAGCCAGGTCCATCGCCCAGCGTGGGTGGACGCCGGTGGCCGTCGCGGTGAACGGCGAGGTGGTGGCCGTGGCCGGCGTGGGAGATCCTCTTCGGCCCGATGCGGAGCCGGTCATGCGCGAGCTGGAGCGTCGGGGGTGGCGCGTGGTCATCGCCTCGGGTGACGACCCGGAGATCGTTCGGGGCATGGCGCAGCGCTTGTCACTCGATGAGTCCGCGGCGCGGGGCGGCCTCTCCCCCGAGCAGAAGCTCGAGCTGATCGAGCGGCTCAAGGAGAGCGGCGACGGCCCGACGCTCATGGTGGGCGACGGCGTGAACGATGTGGCGGCCATGGCCGCATCGGATGTCGGCGTGGCCCTCGGCACGGGCACGCGCGCCTCGCTCGAAGTGGGCGATGTCTGCCTCGCGCGCCATGGACTTGGCGCGCTTCCGTCGCTCCTTGCCGGTGCGCAGCGCACGAGGCGAGTCATCCGACTCAACTTCGGGCTCAGCCTCGGCTACAACCTGCTCGGTGCTTCACTGGCCATCGCGGGTCTGATGAACCCGCTGCTTGCCGCCATCATCATGCCGATCTCCGGGCTGACCGTGACGGCCGTGGCGATTCGTGCGACTCGCTTCGCACCGGGCGGCGCGAGCCACTCAACGCGGACAAGGGAGTGA
- a CDS encoding sulfite exporter TauE/SafE family protein: MTAVLLAIFIASLAGSLHCAGMCGALATVSCAGCPRAAVGAGAIACYHLSRGVAYALAGVAAGSVGAILNLSGELVGIQRLAGILAGVAVILTGVALLMRYGGFASQARTPRWLSEALQAGHRAALRVQPWPRAMMIGALSVALPCGWLWAFLAVAAGMGSSLGGGLAMVAFWAGSVPILSAVGLGAGRLASMGRGSVAALMGVAMVVIGLHTVSVSVQRSERVALHGVEAIRAAHRMEHGADARQQPFSAARRSLDEATEEIPACCREVEGP, from the coding sequence ATGACCGCAGTGCTGCTGGCGATTTTCATCGCGAGCCTCGCGGGAAGCCTCCACTGCGCGGGCATGTGCGGAGCGCTTGCCACGGTGTCCTGCGCGGGGTGCCCGAGGGCGGCGGTGGGAGCGGGCGCGATCGCGTGCTACCACCTCTCGCGTGGAGTGGCGTACGCGCTGGCTGGCGTGGCCGCGGGCTCCGTCGGCGCGATCCTGAACCTGAGCGGCGAACTCGTCGGGATCCAGCGCCTGGCGGGCATTCTGGCCGGTGTCGCGGTCATCCTCACCGGTGTCGCGCTACTCATGCGCTACGGCGGATTCGCGTCGCAGGCGCGCACTCCTCGATGGCTGAGCGAGGCTCTTCAAGCGGGTCACCGCGCGGCGCTGCGCGTGCAGCCGTGGCCTCGAGCCATGATGATCGGTGCGCTCTCGGTCGCCCTTCCATGCGGATGGCTTTGGGCATTTCTGGCCGTGGCCGCAGGCATGGGTTCATCGCTCGGCGGAGGGCTGGCCATGGTGGCGTTCTGGGCGGGCAGTGTGCCCATCCTGAGCGCGGTGGGGCTCGGCGCGGGACGACTCGCCTCGATGGGGCGAGGCAGCGTTGCGGCACTGATGGGTGTGGCGATGGTGGTCATCGGCCTGCACACGGTGTCGGTGTCCGTGCAGCGGAGCGAGCGGGTCGCCCTTCATGGCGTCGAGGCGATTCGTGCCGCGCATCGCATGGAGCACGGAGCCGATGCACGGCAGCAGCCATTCAGCGCCGCGCGTCGCAGCCTCGATGAGGCCACCGAGGAGATTCCCGCCTGCTGCCGAGAGGTGGAAGGGCCATGA
- a CDS encoding FixH family protein has product MKSLLVNRWMFVPVILLLGNALFAFTAVRLALSDHGTAAEPDYYRRALNWDESHAARTAGERLRWTVSPSLVASATGEITLDLSIADKWGIPISEAMVRVELIPVRAADLAIRRACVESEEGRYTTAFPVRVGGQWEIRVEIERGEDRLEERFRRMLAPAAFHAPAEAGSS; this is encoded by the coding sequence ATGAAGTCGCTTCTCGTCAATCGCTGGATGTTCGTGCCGGTGATCCTTCTCCTGGGCAATGCGCTCTTCGCGTTCACCGCCGTGCGCCTTGCCCTCAGCGATCATGGCACGGCGGCGGAGCCCGACTACTACCGTCGCGCGCTCAACTGGGATGAGTCGCACGCGGCACGCACCGCGGGCGAGCGGCTGCGCTGGACGGTGTCTCCGTCTCTGGTGGCGTCAGCGACGGGCGAGATCACCCTCGACCTGTCCATTGCCGACAAGTGGGGGATTCCCATCAGCGAGGCGATGGTTCGCGTGGAACTGATTCCGGTTCGCGCTGCGGATCTTGCGATCCGCCGAGCGTGCGTCGAGTCAGAGGAAGGTCGTTATACGACGGCCTTCCCGGTGCGCGTCGGCGGTCAGTGGGAGATCCGCGTCGAGATCGAGCGCGGCGAGGATCGCCTGGAGGAGCGCTTTCGACGAATGCTTGCGCCCGCCGCATTCCACGCACCCGCGGAGGCGGGGTCGTCATGA
- the ccoG gene encoding cytochrome c oxidase accessory protein CcoG, whose protein sequence is MGDISLPMIDGRVLPTMNADGSRRWLTPRPASGRYWKARLVVAWALIALFTILPWLRIHGQPPILLDLVSRRFVFFGGIFRPTDTLLLALLMLSIFTAVFLATAIFGRVWCGWGCPQTVYLEFVFRPIERFFMGKAWGRKGATVPAWRMVAMYAAFVVLSAHLANTFLAYFVGTDQLVGWTLGSPLEHPTAFMVFAATTGLMLFDFCFFREQLCTLACPYGRFQSVLLDRDSLVVGYDRVRGEPRGPIRRAERAMAAVAPASTTVGTAQAVPDRQGDCIDCTMCVQVCPTGIDIRNGLQMECINCTQCIDACDEVMDKVGRDRGLIRYSSQRRLEGEGRGGFRLRLVVYPLLLVTFVVAFVLLLATRRDGAAVQMRTPGVAYALLADGMVASPVRMRIDNRLDATRHFELASLDPAVRIEGDLSATVPGHDSAEVSFRAVAPRASFARGHRTLLVQIRDAEGRSFDAELRLIGPLDEQPLGGRP, encoded by the coding sequence ATGGGTGACATCTCGCTCCCCATGATCGACGGTCGGGTCCTTCCGACCATGAACGCCGACGGCTCACGGCGCTGGTTGACGCCGCGCCCCGCCAGCGGTCGCTACTGGAAGGCGCGCCTTGTGGTGGCGTGGGCGTTGATCGCGCTCTTCACCATCCTTCCGTGGCTTCGCATACATGGGCAACCTCCGATCCTGCTCGACCTGGTGTCGAGGCGTTTCGTCTTCTTCGGAGGCATTTTCCGCCCCACAGATACGCTGCTGCTGGCGCTCCTGATGCTCTCGATCTTCACCGCGGTCTTCCTGGCCACGGCGATCTTCGGCCGAGTGTGGTGCGGCTGGGGTTGTCCGCAAACGGTCTACCTGGAGTTCGTCTTCCGGCCGATCGAGCGCTTCTTCATGGGCAAGGCGTGGGGGCGCAAGGGTGCCACCGTGCCAGCGTGGCGCATGGTCGCGATGTACGCAGCCTTCGTGGTGCTCAGCGCTCACCTGGCGAACACCTTCCTCGCCTACTTCGTGGGCACCGATCAACTGGTCGGCTGGACGCTCGGCTCGCCCCTCGAACATCCGACGGCGTTCATGGTCTTTGCGGCGACCACCGGGTTGATGCTCTTTGATTTCTGCTTCTTCCGTGAGCAGCTCTGCACACTCGCGTGTCCCTACGGCCGCTTTCAATCCGTGCTTCTCGATCGGGATTCGCTCGTGGTCGGCTATGACCGCGTGCGCGGCGAGCCGCGCGGGCCAATCCGTCGCGCGGAGCGCGCGATGGCGGCGGTGGCGCCCGCATCCACGACAGTGGGAACGGCGCAGGCCGTGCCCGATCGGCAGGGGGATTGCATCGACTGCACCATGTGCGTGCAGGTCTGCCCGACGGGGATCGACATCAGGAACGGGTTGCAGATGGAGTGCATCAACTGCACGCAGTGCATTGACGCCTGCGACGAAGTGATGGACAAGGTCGGTCGCGACCGCGGGCTCATCCGGTACTCGTCCCAGCGCCGGCTGGAAGGAGAGGGGCGGGGCGGCTTCCGTCTGCGTCTGGTGGTCTACCCGCTGCTGCTGGTCACCTTCGTGGTCGCGTTCGTGCTCCTTCTTGCCACGCGGCGCGATGGAGCAGCGGTGCAGATGCGCACGCCGGGTGTGGCCTATGCGCTGCTCGCCGACGGCATGGTCGCCTCACCCGTGCGCATGCGCATCGACAATCGACTCGACGCAACGCGTCACTTCGAACTCGCATCACTCGACCCCGCCGTTCGGATCGAAGGCGATCTGTCCGCCACAGTTCCGGGCCATGACTCGGCTGAAGTCTCCTTCCGTGCCGTGGCGCCGCGCGCGTCGTTTGCGCGCGGCCATCGCACCCTGCTGGTGCAGATCCGTGATGCCGAAGGTCGCTCGTTCGACGCCGAACTGCGCCTCATCGGTCCTCTCGATGAACAACCCCTGGGAGGTCGTCCATGA
- a CDS encoding c-type cytochrome: protein MNDMNDMNDMNKRNSKILDHEYDGIREYDNPLPQWWTWLMWGTVLFSVPYFVFYTFGTGETLEQSYDSETAAFFTVLARRLGDIQPDEQTLVRLSKDDTFMSIGRVLFRANCSVCHGPDGGGGTGPNLTDDSFINVKQVTDLYRVIHDGVINKGMPAWNRNFSQPQMVVLSAYVASLRGTTPSAPKAPEGQVIAPWPAPVPVEKPAAGQPAARHESGPTSPPDGAVSADRTANG, encoded by the coding sequence ATGAACGACATGAACGACATGAACGACATGAACAAGCGGAACTCGAAGATCCTCGATCACGAGTACGACGGGATCCGCGAGTACGACAACCCGCTTCCGCAGTGGTGGACCTGGCTGATGTGGGGGACGGTGCTGTTCAGCGTGCCGTACTTCGTCTTCTACACCTTCGGCACCGGTGAGACGCTGGAACAGTCCTACGACTCGGAGACGGCGGCGTTCTTCACGGTGCTGGCACGGCGCCTCGGTGACATTCAGCCCGATGAACAGACGCTTGTCCGACTGAGCAAGGATGACACCTTCATGTCGATCGGTCGCGTGCTCTTTCGCGCCAATTGCAGCGTCTGCCACGGACCGGATGGCGGCGGCGGCACCGGGCCGAACCTGACCGATGACAGCTTCATCAATGTGAAGCAGGTGACCGACCTCTACCGAGTGATTCACGATGGCGTGATCAACAAGGGCATGCCTGCGTGGAACAGGAACTTCAGCCAGCCGCAGATGGTGGTGCTCTCCGCGTATGTCGCCAGTTTGCGCGGCACCACGCCTTCGGCGCCGAAGGCCCCTGAAGGGCAGGTCATTGCGCCATGGCCGGCGCCAGTGCCGGTGGAGAAGCCTGCGGCAGGTCAGCCCGCAGCTCGCCACGAGAGTGGGCCGACTTCGCCACCGGATGGAGCCGTATCGGCAGACCGCACCGCCAATGGGTGA
- a CDS encoding cbb3-type cytochrome c oxidase subunit 3, whose product MTLAFTSIGAQIALVVAMTFFIGVVLWIWLTPKRRWDKDARIPIDDEPQNYDDADSAGGVPPSNQGDRRP is encoded by the coding sequence ATGACCCTCGCCTTCACCTCCATCGGGGCGCAGATCGCCCTCGTGGTCGCCATGACCTTCTTCATCGGCGTGGTCCTGTGGATCTGGCTCACACCGAAGAGGCGCTGGGACAAGGACGCTCGCATTCCCATCGATGACGAGCCGCAGAACTACGACGACGCAGACTCGGCGGGCGGGGTTCCGCCTTCGAACCAGGGAGATCGACGCCCATGA